The genomic DNA CATCAGGGGCCTTCATGATTACAAACAGTATGACAGACAGAAGGCTCATTGCGGAGAGCATTATCACGGAAGTCAGCAGCTTCTTAGCTTCGATTGCGAAAATAGCCAGTCCCACCATTACTACTCCGATTATGAACGAGAATACGCTCACACTTCCTCACCACCTTCGGGGAGACTGTCCGGTTCCTTTCGAGATTCCTGATTAATTATCGGTGTTATTCCCTTCTTCAGGGCCGTTCTGGCGATCACTGAACTCCCGACGGGATTTGTAATAGCTATGAATACGACTATGATTATTGTCTTCAATAGCCACTGAGGGTTTATCAGCCCCACACCGAGTATTACGGAGAAGGAGCCCAGTGTAGTCGCCTTCGTCCCTGCCTGAAGCCTGTTAAAAACGTCGGGCATCCTCAGCATTCCAAGGCCTCCAAGAAAGAAG from Mesotoga infera includes the following:
- a CDS encoding DUF4040 domain-containing protein; translated protein: MSVFSFIIGVVMVGLAIFAIEAKKLLTSVIMLSAMSLLSVILFVIMKAPDVAITEASVGAGLTTAIFLLSLRKLKRADAE
- a CDS encoding monovalent cation/H(+) antiporter subunit G → MIILDILGYALLSIGAFFFFLGGLGMLRMPDVFNRLQAGTKATTLGSFSVILGVGLINPQWLLKTIIIVVFIAITNPVGSSVIARTALKKGITPIINQESRKEPDSLPEGGEEV